One window of Candidatus Delongbacteria bacterium genomic DNA carries:
- a CDS encoding MBOAT family protein has protein sequence MLFNSFPFVVLLLITFGVYYIPAISKKQTFILILSSLVFYSWNDLPLVLLLISSAGVNIITSYLIGRKKTNHIKFTALVGVFSNLFILAFFKYAGLISITLFKSNNVSEFLIKIPLPIGISFFTFQGISLVIDVYKENYFSNDKIISQSFYQHSKNTLFFIAFFPQLVAGPIVKAHEFLPQVEVKKFSEIAWEKCFQEVVLGYFLKLVVADNLKDFTFGISFPYFQNNDTSSLLAMLFGFSFQIFADFAGYSLIAIGIARLFGYNLNKNFNFPYISKSFKEFWKRWHISLSSFLQEYLYIPIGGSRKGKVRTYFNLIITMVLGGLWHGAAWSYAVWGGFHGIALAIERFFGKRIENDEGVTTKSLRILFVFIMVSLSWLLFKLPEFDHVIQYLDCIIKNTNYGLNLGLIVSIFVFSTPVILYHIFYLYLVKFNNSNIQKYKYIFYGIMLFLIFTNSGIPGSFIYFQF, from the coding sequence ATGTTGTTTAATAGCTTTCCATTTGTCGTGTTACTCTTAATTACGTTTGGGGTATATTATATCCCCGCTATATCAAAAAAACAAACTTTTATTCTTATTCTGTCTAGCTTAGTGTTCTATTCTTGGAATGATTTACCTTTGGTATTACTATTGATAAGTTCTGCTGGCGTAAACATAATAACAAGCTATTTGATTGGCAGAAAAAAAACAAATCATATCAAATTTACAGCACTTGTTGGTGTTTTTTCGAATTTATTTATCCTTGCTTTTTTTAAATATGCAGGTTTGATTTCAATTACTCTATTCAAATCCAACAATGTTTCTGAATTCCTAATTAAAATACCGCTACCAATAGGTATCTCGTTTTTTACATTTCAAGGTATAAGTCTTGTAATTGATGTTTATAAAGAAAACTATTTTAGCAATGATAAAATAATCTCTCAATCTTTTTATCAACATTCAAAAAATACTCTTTTTTTTATTGCTTTTTTCCCTCAACTTGTTGCAGGTCCTATTGTCAAGGCTCATGAATTTCTACCCCAAGTTGAAGTTAAGAAATTTTCAGAGATTGCATGGGAAAAATGTTTTCAAGAAGTAGTATTAGGCTACTTCCTTAAGCTTGTGGTAGCAGACAATTTAAAGGACTTTACTTTTGGAATTTCTTTTCCATATTTTCAAAATAATGATACATCAAGTTTGTTAGCAATGCTATTTGGGTTTTCTTTTCAAATTTTCGCTGATTTTGCGGGATATTCCCTAATTGCAATTGGAATAGCTAGATTGTTTGGATACAATCTAAACAAAAATTTTAATTTTCCTTATATTTCAAAATCTTTTAAAGAGTTTTGGAAACGATGGCATATTTCACTGTCTTCCTTCTTACAGGAATATCTATACATTCCAATAGGTGGTAGTAGGAAGGGTAAAGTAAGAACTTATTTTAATTTAATCATTACAATGGTATTAGGAGGGCTATGGCATGGAGCAGCATGGAGTTATGCTGTATGGGGTGGATTTCATGGAATTGCTTTAGCAATTGAACGCTTTTTTGGGAAGAGAATTGAAAACGATGAAGGAGTAACAACAAAATCATTAAGAATTTTATTCGTTTTTATAATGGTTTCTTTATCGTGGCTTTTGTTTAAACTTCCAGAGTTTGATCATGTTATTCAATATTTAGATTGTATTATTAAAAACACTAACTATGGATTAAATTTAGGATTAATAGTTAGTATTTTTGTTTTCTCTACCCCAGTTATCCTATATCATATATTTTATCTATACTTAGTTAAGTTTAACAATTCAAATATACAAAAGTATAAGTACATCTTTTATGGTATCATGTTGTTTCTTATTTTCACAAACAGCGGAATACCAGGAAGTTTTATTTATTTTCAATTTTAG
- the gmd gene encoding GDP-mannose 4,6-dehydratase yields MKRALITGITGQDGSYLTEFLLDKGYEVHGVIRRSSSFNTARIDHLYNNKEIYNSKLFLHYGDLADSSNLNRLLEKIEPNEIYNLGAQSHVKVSFEVPEYTADIDGLGVLRFLDAIKETGIDTRFYQASTSELYGKVQEIPQTEKTPFYPRSPYAVAKMYAFWIIKNYREAYNLFAVNGILFNHESPRRGETFVTRKITKSIAKILTGKQDILYLGNMDSKRDWGYAKEYVEGMWMMLQRDIADDYVLATNETHTVREFVEASFRFAGVDISWEGEEDKEVGKDSKTGKILVAVDPKYYRPTEVDLLIGDYSKAKNELGWEPKVTFRELVEIMMESDMNDFGLKR; encoded by the coding sequence ATGAAAAGAGCACTAATAACAGGAATAACAGGTCAAGATGGTTCGTATTTAACAGAATTTTTATTAGATAAAGGTTATGAAGTTCATGGTGTCATAAGAAGATCATCATCATTCAATACAGCCAGAATTGATCATCTATATAATAATAAAGAGATTTACAATAGCAAACTTTTCTTGCACTATGGAGATTTAGCAGATAGTAGCAATTTGAATAGATTATTAGAAAAAATTGAGCCTAATGAGATTTATAACTTAGGAGCTCAGAGTCATGTCAAAGTTTCCTTTGAAGTTCCAGAGTACACGGCAGATATTGATGGCCTAGGTGTATTAAGATTTTTGGATGCGATAAAAGAAACTGGTATTGATACAAGATTTTATCAGGCTTCGACGAGTGAATTGTATGGTAAAGTTCAAGAGATTCCACAAACAGAAAAAACTCCATTTTATCCAAGATCTCCATATGCTGTAGCAAAAATGTATGCGTTTTGGATAATAAAAAACTATAGAGAAGCGTATAATCTCTTTGCGGTTAATGGAATTTTATTTAATCATGAGTCTCCTAGAAGAGGTGAAACATTTGTGACAAGAAAAATCACAAAATCAATAGCTAAGATTTTGACAGGAAAACAAGATATACTTTACCTTGGCAATATGGATTCAAAACGTGATTGGGGTTATGCAAAAGAATATGTAGAAGGGATGTGGATGATGTTGCAAAGAGATATCGCTGATGATTATGTTTTAGCAACAAATGAAACACATACTGTACGAGAATTTGTAGAAGCTTCATTCAGATTTGCAGGGGTTGATATAAGTTGGGAAGGTGAAGAAGACAAAGAGGTTGGCAAAGACTCAAAAACTGGAAAAATTTTAGTTGCTGTAGATCCAAAGTATTATAGACCAACAGAGGTTGATTTGCTTATAGGTGACTATTCAAAAGCGAAAAATGAGCTTGGTTGGGAACCTAAAGTAACCTTTAGAGAATTAGTAGAAATTATGATGGAATCAGATATGAACGATTTTGGTTTAAAGAGGTAA